Sequence from the Planctomycetia bacterium genome:
CGTCCAGGTCATCGCCGGATCGGGCGGGTTTTCGCTCGTCGTGCATCATGACTCGATCTGCTCCGCGAGGGCCAGGCTCAGACGTTTGCGGGCTTCATGAACTCGCCAGTAGATCGTGGCTCGCGTGCAGCCCTCGATCCGCGCGGCCGCGGCCGGGTCGAGTTCCTCGATCGCGACCAGCACGATGGCGGCCCGGAGTTTGGGCGGGAGCGTGCCGAGGGCTCGGGACACGGCTGCGTCGAACTCCGCGCGTTCGGCGGCCGCCCCAGGTCCGACGGCCCGAATGGCCGCGTTGGACGGCAGTTCGACCCGATCGTCGATCGGCGAACGTCGCCGCCGCGCGAGCGCGTCGTGAACCGTGTTCATGGCGATACGGTAGAGCCAGGTGGTGAACTTGGAACGCCCCTGAAAAGCGCCCAGGCCGCGGAATGCGTGCAGGAACACGTCCTGCACGAGGTCGTCGGCCGCCGCGTCATCGAGAATCATTGAATGAATCATGCGGCGCACCGTCGTCAGATGCCGGGCGGCAAGTTCGCCGAGCGCCCCGCGGTCGCCGGCCTGCCGCCAGGCGGCCACGAGTTGCTCGTCGGACGTTCCCAAAACAATACCGCTCCGTGTCGAACCATGAGACGCGTCAGGCGACCATATCTTGGCCCACGGTCCTGATCCGCGGATTCCAAGGGAGTCGCGTGTGAGGCCACATGCCCCGGGGAATGCCGTCCTTGGCCCTGCCGGTCTGCTATTCTGCCACTCGGCGGCACGAAGTCTGCCCGTTTCCCGGTCAGCGCGGCCGGCACGCTCCGGACCGGCATCGCCCGCCGCCGGGCCCACGATCTGCGTCGCACGGCGGTCTAATGGAGATGTCGCCCCCGGCCGGCCCCGCACGACCTTATCCCTCCGATGCGCATCCCCCCCGTTCACCGCCGAGGCACCGAAGCCCTGGGACAGGCGGACCGGGGGCCGGTCTGCGCCGAGGCGAGAAAATCGCCATCGCAGGGAGTGAGTGGCGTTTCGGAAAACCGTCTCTGGACGCCCAAGCCGCTCCCCCCTGCGCTCACGAGTCGCTCGTCAGCCGGGAGACAGTTGCCGAAGTGCCATTGACCGGGCTAGCCTTCGAATCTTCCGGAATCGGGGTGTATAGCGTGCGATCTGTATCAATACTGCCCGTATTCCTTTCGTTTCTCTTGAGTCCCCTGCTCGCCAGCGCTGCCGACGGCCGGCGTTGCGCACTCTTGTCCGACGCGTCGATGGCGAAATCGCCGGTGGCGGTCCTGCTGCAGGACCGGCTCGCCAAGCAGTTCGCCGCCGACGGCCTCGGCTGGGTGGAGCGCGATGAGCTGGACAAGGTTCTCACCGAGCTCACCCGCAGCGCCGTCTTCGGCAGTGGCGGCGGGGCCGATCGCGTCAAGCTCGGCGCGATCCTCAAGGCCCACCTGCTGGTCGTGCTGCGCCAGCGCCCGACCGACAAGGCCGTCGAACTGGTCGTCTGCGAAACCGGCCTTGGCCTGCGACTCGCCGTCACGAGCTTCCCCGCCCAGGACGGCAAGTTGCCCGCGCCCGAAGCCCTAGCCGCCGCGCTCGAGCCGGTCATCGTCGCGGCACTCAAGAAGGGTCTGGCCCCGATCAACGACCTCGCCGCCGTCCCGCCGTTCGTCTCGAATGACCTGTCGTTCAAGTACGAGCCGCTCAAGGGCGTTTACAGCACGCTCGTCGAACAAACGCTGCTCGCACAGGACGGCATCGTCGTCGTCGAGCTGGAAGAGGCCCAGGCGATCGCCCGCGAGCTCGCGATCGGCGGCGGGAACAAGATCCGCCGGCTGCTGCCGCTGTTCATCGCCGGCGAGTTCCGCCACACGGACCCCGCCGCGGTGTCGTTCAAGATCACGCTGCGGCGTGGCGAGAAGCAGCTCGATCAGGCCGACCTCCCGCCCACCGCCGAAGCGCAGGTCGCGCCGGTGCTGCGGAAGTCGGTCACCGCCATGCTCACCAAGGTGCTCGGCACGGTCGCGGCCGAGCCGGATCCGAAGGTCGAGTCGGCGCGACTGCTTGAGCGCAGCCGCGTCTTCGCGAAGCTCAACAACTGGCGCGAGGCGTACGGCCTGGTCGAGGCGGCGCTGCTGCTCGACGACAACCTCGACCTGCGTCATGACGCCGTCATCGCCGCCGGGCAGATGGCGGGCATCACCGCGTATGGCAGCACCGTCAGCCACGACAGCATCACCCCTGACATGATCAACCGCGGCTTACTTTACTACCTCCGCGGCATTGAGCATCTGGAAGTGATGCTGCAAACCCTCAAGAACTTCGACGGCTATCGCAGACCTGGCGGCAACACGTTCGTCGAATACTTCCGGATGAGCTGGGGCATCACCGGCCATCCCAGCAAGGAAGTGCTTGACGCGCTCGAGTCGGCCAAGGCCCAGTCCGGCGAGGCACTCATGCGGATCGCCCGCATGCGCCTCAAAGACCGTCGCGGCGACGAGGCCGACTACGTCATGTGGGCCACCGACGGGCTGAGCCGCGCCAAGCGGTATGACTTCTTCCTCAAGGTCATCGAGGAGTGGAAAAACGAGCCCGGCAACGACGCCCGCATCCGCCGGCTTGCCACGCACGGTTACGTGCCGAGCGTTCTCGACGAACCGGAGGGCCGCGACTTCCTCGCCAAGCTCGCGGCGATCGACCACCCGGACATGAATCGCCTCGCCGACTCGCTCAAGCAGCAGTCGGACGCCTACATCGCCGCCAACGCCAAGGAGAGGGACGCCGCCAAGCAGGAGTTGGAGAACCGCAAGGCCAAGGAGGCCGCCGATCTCGCCGCCGGGCCGGCGGAGGTCATCTATAACCCCCTCACGCTGATGGTCAACCGCGGCGCCACAGGCAAGCCGTCGCCGATGGAGATCTTCAACGGCGGCCGCTGCATGCCCGCAGGCCCGGGCATTGATGTCTTTTGGGCCGGCTCCAGCGCCTACGTGATGAAGACCAAAGGCGAACTTCGCCCGATCTTCAACCCGCAGGAGATGACCGCCAATGTCGCCCGGCTGGTGTTCGACGGGAAGTACGTCTGGATTCCCGTCACCCGCCACCACAAGCCGGCACAGCTCATCGTCGTCGATCCGGTGACGGAAAAGTCATACGAGCTGACCTCCGCCGACGGCCTGCCGCTGGATGCCGGCGGGCCTGACGCGACCAACGAACAGCAGTACGTCCGCGTCGCCGCGATCTCGCCCGGCCACGTCATCGTCGCCGGCTACTTCGGCCGCACGTGGCTGGCGGACGTGGTGCTCAACCCCACCGGCAGGCACAAGATCAAGGTCTTCCACGAGGCCCGCGAGGTCGCCAACGACGCCGACAAGGACCAGTGGCAGCAGACCAACGTCGCCTTCCAGCCCGCGTGGATGTTCACGCTGACCGACCCCGCCGACAAGGGAATGCCACCCCGCCAGCGGGTCATCATCGGCCGCAACGCGTCGATCAATGTCAACTACCATCCGCTGCTGGTTGATCTCGCGGAGCTGAAGGTCTCGGTCGTTCAGGACGAATCCTGCTGGACCGAGTCGTACGCTTTCGAGTCCCACTACGGGCTGAACGTGTTCGGCGCGGCCGACGCGATCTGGTGGGCCTGGCCGACGCGGGGGATGTCGGGCGACGTCCCGCGACAGAGCGTGCATCGCATGGGCTTCCCCGACTTCAAGGAAGAGATCATCGCCCCCGCCGCCCACTCCGGCAGGGGGATGGACTACCGCGACCGTTACTTTGTCTACCATGGCCGCAGCTTCATCGCCGCCAAGGAGTTGTGGGTCGCCGACACCCCCGCCGGCCCCTACCGCAAACTCCGCGGCGACGACCCCGAACGCTCCGACTTTTTCGAGCGCATCGGCACCGGCGAAACCGAGAAGCAAGTGCGCGACGAGCAGACGGAACAGATCGAAGCCGTCTGCTTCAGCAACCACTACGGCCTGATCATCATGGGCCAGCGAATCAAGGCGGGTGGGACGGTCTACGAGGTGAAGTTCCCGGGCTTGCCGGCGCCCAAAACAAAGTAACCGCCCCGCTACGAGGCGACCGTCGCGGTGATCCCGGCGAGGTCGCAACAGCGTCCGGATCACGCTCTTTCGTCTCCAACTGCGTGTCTATCGTCAGCCTCTCGAGCACCTGCTGCGACTCACGCGACAAACCGCCCCCCCACGACAACTCACGGATCGAAGGATTGGTCGGCCAATGGCACTTCGGCAAGCGTCGGCCGAGCAGCGAAGACCATGAGGAGCAACAGCCGGGACTGGCCTGGCTGGATGCGACGCTCGCTTCGAGGTGCCGAGGGGCTTCCTATCCACGCTCAAAGCCGGGTTTTTCTCGTCGGCGTAGACCGGCCTTGAAACCGCTCTTCTCGCGGGCCGTCCGCACCGTGGCATGGAATGCCGTCAGAGGCTGTGGATGTCGATGTCGGGCAGCTCGACGGGTGACGCCTGAAAAATCGCCCGGTCGAAAGTGGACCTGGACGAGCTCTCCCCAGTCGGTGGGCGGGCCGCGGGCAGGAGAGACTGGCGAAGGCGCCGCTGTACGCGGGGCGAAGCCATCCTGGCCTTCGCCCGCTTGCGAACCTCCGGTTCGACGTGGGCCGGCTCCTGCCGGCAGTCGTTTGGACAC
This genomic interval carries:
- a CDS encoding RNA polymerase sigma factor translates to MGTSDEQLVAAWRQAGDRGALGELAARHLTTVRRMIHSMILDDAAADDLVQDVFLHAFRGLGAFQGRSKFTTWLYRIAMNTVHDALARRRRSPIDDRVELPSNAAIRAVGPGAAAERAEFDAAVSRALGTLPPKLRAAIVLVAIEELDPAAAARIEGCTRATIYWRVHEARKRLSLALAEQIES